From the Tenacibaculum dicentrarchi genome, the window CAAAAGGCATAAAAACAAAAATAAAGCAGCGATAAAATACCTGTAAACTGTAAAAATTTTGAAATACTATTTTTAAAGTTATTTTTAATCAAAGAGTAACAGGCTTTTATCATTAGAAATAATAAAATTAAACCCAATATATCGCCTACAGAAAAAGGAATCCAACCTAAAATCAGCCGTAGTGTTTTAGAAATAGAAGGATAAACCCTGCTACTATAATACTCTTCTATCCAGTGTGGTTTTTTGCTTAAAAAATGTATAAGAAATAGTTGAATAGGCAGGGTGAGCGCTATAATTATTTTTATTTTAGCCTGTTTCATACCCTCAAAAATAAGAAAGTTACTGGTAAAAACACTAGGTTTTAAGTAAAATAATGACTATTTTTTGTATGTTAATTTTTGATAAATAAAGTTAAAGACAGCTACTAAAAATATCAGTTGAAAAAATTATCTTTGCACCATGGAACGAACTCAATCTGACAGAGGAAGAAAAACGAATAACAGTAGAACTGTTAATCTTGAAAAAGGAAAATTACCGCCACAAGCCTTAGAGCTAGAGGAGGCAGTTTTGGGGGCTATGATGATTGATAAAAAAGGAATTGATGAGGTAATTGATATTCTTACCCCTGAATCTTTTTATGATAAAAGACATCAAGAAGTATATCAGGCAATTTACACACTTTTTCAAAATTCTGAACCAATTGATTTGCTTTCAGTATCGAATCAATTAAAAAAGACTGGAAAATTAGCCGTAGCTGGAGGTGATTTTTTCTTAATCGGTTTAACTCAAAAAGTAGCCTCTTCGGCACATATTGAGTTTCACTCTCGTATTATTTTAGAAAAATACATTCAACGTAGATTGATTACCATTTCTTCGGAAATAATTGAAAATTCTTATAATGAAACTGTTGATGTTTTTGATTTATTAGACGAAGCCGAAGGAAAATTATTTGAAGTAACTCAAGGAAATCTTAAAAAAGGAGCAGAAAAAGCCGATTCATTAGTACAGCAATCTATTAACAGGATTCAAGAAATTTCAGGAAAAGGCGGAATGAGTGGTTTGCAAACAGGTTTTACAAAACTAGATGCTTTAACATCGGGTTGGCAACCTTCCGACTTAATTATTATTGCAGCCCGTCCTGGTATGGGAAAAACAGCATTTGTAATTTCGATGGCTAAAAATATGGCTATTCAGTTTAATAATGCGGTTGCTATTTTTTCATTAGAAATGTCATCGGTACAATTAATTACCC encodes:
- the dnaB gene encoding replicative DNA helicase, with protein sequence MERTQSDRGRKTNNSRTVNLEKGKLPPQALELEEAVLGAMMIDKKGIDEVIDILTPESFYDKRHQEVYQAIYTLFQNSEPIDLLSVSNQLKKTGKLAVAGGDFFLIGLTQKVASSAHIEFHSRIILEKYIQRRLITISSEIIENSYNETVDVFDLLDEAEGKLFEVTQGNLKKGAEKADSLVQQSINRIQEISGKGGMSGLQTGFTKLDALTSGWQPSDLIIIAARPGMGKTAFVISMAKNMAIQFNNAVAIFSLEMSSVQLITRMISSETGLTSEKLRKGNLEPHEWEQLNVKVKKLSDAPIFIDDTPALSIFDLRAKARRLVSQNDVKIIVIDYLQLMTAGGSSGNREQEISTISRNLKALAKELSIPVIALSQLSRAVETRGGSKRPLLSDLRESGAIEQDADIVSFIFRPEYYGMTEWDDDDHSPCEGQGEFIVAKHRNGGMDNIRLKFTGHLALFSDLDEGNSSEFESSMNGGGVTSFNNEVASNGFASPEDAFGPSDDDVPF